A genomic window from Klebsiella quasipneumoniae subsp. quasipneumoniae includes:
- a CDS encoding LacI family DNA-binding transcriptional regulator: MDKKLRVAEIAARTGLSASTVSRVLAGKANTSDKARRAVLECARELGVMQGLAAGRLLLNNLLVFAPQRAFDERSDIFYYRVIQSINNALAAHEVRLRYCALDENDSDANLFLARMNEAETQAAVLLGIDDPHIHGLAADLGKPCVLINCRDEGMRLQSIAPDHRLIGLCAARYLFDMGHRVVMNVMCLRRYTMELRLGGIQEAWRARNLRFTASRDLISIANFSARETEEQVGTWLDGLQGRPLPTAFLVGGDFMAAGTVSALQKRGLRVPQDVSVMSIDGFNLAAIQEVPLTAVHVPRDELGSEAVHLLQQRLLRPEAPHGSLLLHGTLVVRDSVRRIRPGKGHTAVEPQGLYDD; this comes from the coding sequence ATGGATAAAAAGCTGCGCGTCGCCGAAATCGCCGCCCGCACCGGGCTGTCGGCCAGTACCGTTTCGCGCGTCCTGGCCGGGAAGGCGAATACCAGCGACAAGGCCCGCCGGGCGGTGCTGGAGTGCGCCCGCGAGCTGGGGGTCATGCAGGGACTGGCCGCCGGACGTCTGTTGCTCAATAATCTGCTGGTGTTTGCCCCACAGCGCGCCTTCGATGAGCGGTCGGATATCTTCTACTACCGGGTGATCCAGAGCATCAATAACGCGCTGGCGGCGCATGAAGTGCGCCTGCGCTACTGCGCGCTGGACGAGAACGACAGCGACGCCAATCTGTTTCTTGCCCGCATGAACGAAGCGGAGACCCAGGCCGCGGTGCTGCTGGGGATCGACGATCCGCATATTCATGGCCTGGCGGCGGACCTGGGCAAACCCTGCGTATTGATCAACTGTCGGGATGAAGGGATGCGGCTGCAGTCCATTGCCCCCGATCATCGTCTGATTGGCCTGTGCGCCGCCCGCTATCTGTTTGATATGGGGCATCGCGTGGTGATGAACGTCATGTGCCTGCGCCGCTATACCATGGAGCTGCGGCTGGGGGGGATCCAGGAGGCGTGGCGCGCGCGCAATTTGCGCTTTACCGCCAGCCGGGATCTCATCAGCATCGCCAACTTTAGCGCCAGAGAGACCGAAGAGCAGGTGGGGACCTGGCTTGATGGCTTACAGGGCAGGCCGTTGCCCACCGCTTTCCTGGTGGGCGGCGATTTTATGGCCGCCGGCACGGTCAGCGCATTGCAAAAGCGCGGCCTGCGGGTGCCGCAGGATGTCTCGGTGATGAGCATCGACGGGTTTAATCTGGCGGCGATCCAGGAGGTGCCGCTGACCGCGGTGCATGTGCCGCGGGATGAGCTGGGCAGCGAGGCGGTGCACCTCCTGCAGCAGCGCCTGCTGCGCCCGGAGGCGCCGCACGGTTCGCTGCTGCTGCACGGCACGCTGGTGGTGCGCGATTCGGTACGGCGGATCCGGCCGGGCAAAGGCCATACCGCCGTGGAGCCGCAGGGGCTGTATGACGATTAA
- a CDS encoding MFS transporter encodes MSQGLNNDIAVSKTRRVVKNLRWWVLVLFLLGVTVNYITRNSLGIIAPELKATLGITTEQYSWIVGAFQLAYTIFQPLCGWLIDVIGLKLGFMICATLWALACIAHAGAGSWLHLAILRFFMGGAEAAATPANAKTIGEWFPKSERPIAAGWAGVGFSIGAMLAPPIIYFAHASFGWQGAFMFTGALALLWVVLWWAFYQNPEKHPNLSKSELEYIKQDNEAPPVKQPFFTALKTVSKNKRFYGIAIPAFMAEPAWAVLSFWVPLYLAKEHGMDLKQIAMFAWLPFLAADLGSVVSGYLTRLYVRWFGCTRVNSVIASSVTGAFLMISLALVAITRDPYITIVLISIGGFGHQIISCMLSALVVESFDKGQMATVNGMRGSAAWIASFLFSLLIGVTADKIGFNPLFIAMGFFDLIGAVFLVAFIAERRAKRA; translated from the coding sequence ATGAGTCAAGGCCTCAACAATGATATCGCGGTCAGCAAAACGCGCCGGGTGGTAAAAAACCTGCGCTGGTGGGTGCTGGTCCTGTTTTTACTTGGCGTCACCGTCAACTACATCACACGCAACTCGCTGGGGATTATCGCCCCGGAACTGAAAGCGACGCTCGGTATCACCACCGAACAATATTCCTGGATCGTCGGCGCGTTTCAGTTGGCTTACACGATTTTCCAACCGCTCTGTGGCTGGCTTATCGACGTCATCGGCCTGAAGCTCGGGTTTATGATCTGCGCCACCCTGTGGGCGCTGGCCTGCATCGCCCACGCCGGGGCCGGCAGCTGGCTGCACCTGGCTATATTGCGCTTCTTTATGGGCGGGGCCGAGGCGGCCGCCACCCCGGCCAACGCCAAGACCATCGGCGAGTGGTTCCCGAAGTCTGAACGGCCAATCGCCGCCGGCTGGGCTGGCGTCGGGTTCTCCATCGGCGCCATGCTCGCCCCGCCGATCATCTACTTCGCCCATGCCTCCTTCGGCTGGCAGGGGGCGTTTATGTTTACCGGCGCGCTGGCCCTGCTGTGGGTGGTGCTGTGGTGGGCCTTCTATCAGAACCCGGAAAAGCACCCCAATCTCAGCAAAAGCGAGCTCGAGTACATCAAGCAGGATAACGAAGCGCCGCCGGTGAAACAGCCCTTCTTTACCGCACTCAAAACCGTCTCGAAGAATAAACGTTTCTACGGGATCGCCATTCCCGCATTTATGGCCGAGCCCGCCTGGGCGGTGCTGAGCTTCTGGGTACCGCTGTACCTGGCTAAAGAGCACGGCATGGATCTCAAGCAGATTGCCATGTTCGCCTGGCTGCCGTTCCTTGCCGCCGACCTCGGCAGCGTGGTCAGCGGCTACCTCACCCGCCTGTACGTTCGCTGGTTCGGCTGTACGCGAGTCAACTCGGTGATCGCCAGCTCGGTGACCGGCGCGTTTTTGATGATCTCCCTGGCCCTCGTCGCTATCACCCGCGATCCCTATATCACCATCGTCCTGATCTCCATTGGCGGCTTCGGGCATCAGATCATCTCCTGCATGCTCAGCGCGCTGGTGGTGGAGTCGTTCGACAAGGGACAAATGGCGACGGTGAACGGTATGCGCGGATCCGCGGCGTGGATCGCCAGCTTCCTGTTCTCGTTATTAATCGGGGTGACCGCCGACAAAATTGGCTTCAACCCGCTGTTCATCGCCATGGGTTTCTTTGACCTGATTGGCGCCGTTTTCCTGGTGGCATTTATTGCTGAACGTCGCGCCAAGCGCGCCTGA